A window from Variovorax sp. PBL-E5 encodes these proteins:
- a CDS encoding acetoacetate decarboxylase, with translation MKIGDIRRNAFAMPLTSPAFPPGPYRFMQREFLIVTYRTDPDALRAVVPEPLEIVEPLVKYEFIRMPDSTGFGDYTESGQVIPVQLRTDKGVEQGAYVHAMYLNDHPPIAGGRELWGFPKKLAAPMLDYETDTIVGTLDYGKVRVATATMGFKHRALDPAPVLAGIAQPNFLLKIIPHVDGTPRICELVRYHMIDVNLKGAWTGPASLELHPHALAPVAELPVREIVSAVHYIADMTLALGTVEHDYLAA, from the coding sequence ATGAAGATCGGCGACATCCGCCGCAACGCCTTCGCGATGCCGCTCACCAGCCCGGCGTTTCCGCCCGGGCCCTACCGCTTCATGCAGCGGGAATTCCTGATCGTGACCTACCGCACCGACCCCGATGCGCTGCGCGCGGTGGTGCCCGAGCCGCTCGAGATCGTCGAGCCGCTGGTCAAGTACGAATTCATCCGCATGCCCGACTCCACCGGCTTCGGCGACTACACCGAATCGGGGCAGGTCATCCCGGTCCAGCTGCGCACCGACAAGGGCGTGGAGCAGGGTGCGTACGTGCATGCGATGTACCTCAACGACCATCCGCCGATCGCCGGCGGCCGCGAGCTCTGGGGCTTTCCGAAGAAGCTGGCCGCGCCGATGCTCGACTACGAGACCGACACCATCGTCGGCACGCTCGATTACGGCAAGGTGCGCGTCGCCACGGCGACCATGGGCTTCAAGCACCGCGCGCTCGATCCGGCACCGGTGCTCGCAGGCATCGCGCAGCCCAATTTCCTGCTCAAGATCATCCCGCATGTCGACGGCACGCCGCGCATCTGCGAGCTGGTGCGCTACCACATGATCGACGTGAATCTCAAGGGCGCATGGACCGGCCCGGCGTCGCTGGAACTGCATCCCCACGCACTCGCTCCCGTGGCGGAGCTGCCCGTGCGCGAGATTGTCTCGGCCGTCCATTACATTGCCGACATGACCCTCGCGCTGGGGACGGTCGAACACGACTATCTCGCGGCCTGA
- a CDS encoding patatin-like phospholipase family protein yields the protein MKKTSRSAIEFPGHRRADMRAAPKALVLQGGGALGAYQAGVYEALCGTDYQPGWIAGVSIGAINAALIAGNPPDKRVERLRAFWELVSSAPAQRWPAWLGEQASLKQWSATMAVVAGIPGFFLPRLSPELLLGGAAPLLSYYDTAPLRQTLERLVDFDRINEGDTRFSVGAVNVRTGNSIYFDNTVQRIGPEHIMASGALPPGFPPVHIGGDDYWDGGLVSNTPIQYVLDTHPGTEPLVVLQVDLFSAHGLMPKTLSQVMERQKDITYSSRTRMNTDALASNMNLQQAIADLIDKLPAHLRSDPSVAAVQAQLTRQPIDIFHLIYRDKPYELDSKDYEFSRATVEAHWEAGMRDMRLTLAHPEALRSDVQSDGVTTFDLCEPGVPRVRRPMGPSSRRPARGGESPALTGKVELKLRSKGVL from the coding sequence ATGAAGAAAACGAGCCGCTCCGCCATCGAATTTCCGGGTCACCGGCGCGCCGACATGCGGGCTGCGCCCAAGGCCCTGGTGCTGCAGGGTGGCGGTGCGCTCGGCGCCTATCAGGCCGGCGTGTACGAAGCCCTCTGCGGCACCGACTACCAGCCCGGCTGGATCGCCGGCGTGTCGATCGGCGCCATCAATGCAGCGCTGATCGCCGGCAACCCGCCCGACAAGCGCGTGGAACGGCTGCGCGCATTCTGGGAGCTCGTCTCGTCCGCGCCTGCACAGCGATGGCCGGCCTGGCTGGGCGAACAGGCCTCCCTGAAACAGTGGAGCGCGACGATGGCGGTGGTGGCCGGGATTCCCGGCTTTTTCTTGCCCCGGCTGTCGCCGGAACTGCTGCTGGGCGGCGCCGCGCCGCTCCTGAGCTACTACGACACGGCACCGCTCAGGCAGACGCTCGAGCGGCTGGTCGATTTCGACCGCATCAACGAGGGCGACACCCGCTTCAGCGTCGGTGCCGTCAACGTGCGCACCGGCAATTCGATCTACTTCGACAACACCGTGCAGCGCATCGGACCCGAGCACATCATGGCCAGCGGCGCGCTGCCGCCGGGCTTTCCGCCGGTGCACATCGGTGGCGACGATTACTGGGATGGCGGCCTCGTGTCCAACACGCCGATCCAGTACGTGCTCGACACCCATCCCGGCACCGAGCCGCTGGTGGTGCTGCAGGTGGACCTGTTCAGCGCGCACGGCCTGATGCCCAAGACCCTCTCGCAGGTGATGGAGCGCCAGAAGGACATCACTTACTCCAGCCGCACCCGCATGAACACCGACGCGCTGGCGTCCAACATGAACCTGCAGCAGGCCATCGCCGACCTTATCGACAAGCTGCCGGCCCATCTGCGCAGCGATCCGTCGGTAGCGGCCGTGCAGGCGCAGCTCACGCGCCAGCCGATCGACATCTTCCACCTGATCTACCGCGACAAGCCCTACGAGCTCGATTCGAAGGACTACGAGTTCTCGCGCGCGACGGTCGAGGCGCACTGGGAGGCCGGCATGCGCGACATGCGCCTCACGCTCGCCCATCCCGAGGCGCTGCGCAGCGATGTGCAGTCCGACGGCGTGACCACCTTCGACCTGTGCGAACCGGGCGTGCCGCGCGTCAGGCGGCCGATGGGGCCGTCGTCGAGGCGGCCGGCCCGGGGCGGCGAAAGCCCTGCGCTGACCGGCAAGGTGGAATTGAAGCTTCGTTCCAAGGGAGTTCTATGA